The DNA region CGGTTAATAGCGAGTGTCGACAAAATGCGCACAGCGTAAAAAGTACATATGATGGGGTGTTTCGGCAATCTTTTCCCTAGAGGTCAAGCTTTGAAAGAAGAAAATTGCGGCTTTCTTGATCAGTGCCATTATTAATCGATAATGCGAGCTCATAGAAGCTAAATTCGTAGGGAACATGACGAGAGAGCTCCCTAGCGTAATCCATTCCCCATTCAACGAGAAAAAAAGTTTTTCCTTCTAGATAGAGTTCTATCTCTAAATGTACAATGTCCTCTTTTGATTCGAGTCGATAGAGATCGGCATGAGCACAGTCTCCGAATTCATTTATTAATGAATATGTCGGGCTTTGAATTTCATTTTTACTATCAAAAGAGATGAAGTGTTTTGTAAAGGTAGTTTTACCTGCACCAACGGGCCCTGATAAAATAATAACGGCCGGTGTATCGACCGTTTCTTTTAATTCACTTGCTAGGTTTTCTAGATCAGATTCAAATACTTTTTTCCACTCTCTAAGTAATTTCACAAATAAACCTTACCCAATCATCTCATCAATTTCTTTAAATGCGTCTGTCAAATACTCAATGATAGAGCCTGCACTCATCGCTCTTGCACCCAGTGCTTCACACGCGTGCTTACCAGCAAGAGAGTGAATATAAACACCAAATAGAACTGACTGATACATTTTTTTCTTATCGATAAAAAGTGTACTCGTCATTTGCTCAATAGGATTTTGTGCCAGAAGCCCACCGATAATACCAGCGAGTACATCTCCACTTCCACCACTGGCCATCCCATCATTTGGCATATAGTTGATATAAGTATCACCATTTGGAAGGCCGATAAAAGTGCAATAGCTCTTTAAAACAACAATACAATTTGCTTCATCAACAACTTGCTTTAAATAGCTAATAGGATCACTTTCAACGTCTTCAACAGTTTTACCTATGAAGTTTGCAAACTCTCCCACGTGAGGAGTCATAATTGTTGGATACTTTCTCTTAGCAAGTAAATTAGCATCGTCTTTTAAAGAGAGAGACTTAATTGCATCGGCATCAAGAACTACTGGACCAGCGAAATGCGTTAAGAGATTCACAACATTCTCTCTTGTCGACTCTCTAAGTCCAAGGCCAGGTCCCATCACAACACAATCATAATGATCTAGGTCAAGAAGAACCGATTCAACTTCATCTTTATGAGTTGGAATCTGACCTGTCATAATTTCAGGAGTAATTCGAGAGCAAAGCTCCCCGTAATTATCGCGCCAAGTGGCCGCTGTAACTAAACCTGTACCGACTTTTAAACAAGACTCACTGGCCATGATCAATGCGCCCGTCATTCCACGAGAGCCACCAAGAACAAGAGTGTGTCCAAAACGGTTTTTATGATCAAATTTACTTCTGTGACCAACGACATCTCCAAAGTGATGAAAGTTCAAACAAAACTTATCCCCACCTTCAAGTGAGCTATGAGGGAAACCTCCATCAATAACAAAGAGCTCCCCAGTAAGTCTGGCACCATCATTTACATAGTGACCAATCTTAGGAAGTCCAATAGAAAGAGTATAATCTGCTTGAATCGCCGTTGATGAAGACTCTCCCTTATCGCCAGTAACACCGGAAGGAATGTCTACAGACACC from Halobacteriovorax sp. GB3 includes:
- a CDS encoding NAD(P)H-hydrate dehydratase, whose translation is MRVVDLKEMIEIERITKEEFGFSESLIMENVGLRGADFIEKAFLDDHNFGEIVLLAGMGNNAADGFAIARNLANRGHRVRAFVLFPNETPRDEVLVQAKRAKRYGVRVNEIRNVDELSSYFSQSQNEYLMIDAIVGTGFRMPLSNYLFDVVNLVNQYATVMVSVDIPSGVTGDKGESSSTAIQADYTLSIGLPKIGHYVNDGARLTGELFVIDGGFPHSSLEGGDKFCLNFHHFGDVVGHRSKFDHKNRFGHTLVLGGSRGMTGALIMASESCLKVGTGLVTAATWRDNYGELCSRITPEIMTGQIPTHKDEVESVLLDLDHYDCVVMGPGLGLRESTRENVVNLLTHFAGPVVLDADAIKSLSLKDDANLLAKRKYPTIMTPHVGEFANFIGKTVEDVESDPISYLKQVVDEANCIVVLKSYCTFIGLPNGDTYINYMPNDGMASGGSGDVLAGIIGGLLAQNPIEQMTSTLFIDKKKMYQSVLFGVYIHSLAGKHACEALGARAMSAGSIIEYLTDAFKEIDEMIG
- the tsaE gene encoding tRNA (adenosine(37)-N6)-threonylcarbamoyltransferase complex ATPase subunit type 1 TsaE, with the protein product MKLLREWKKVFESDLENLASELKETVDTPAVIILSGPVGAGKTTFTKHFISFDSKNEIQSPTYSLINEFGDCAHADLYRLESKEDIVHLEIELYLEGKTFFLVEWGMDYARELSRHVPYEFSFYELALSINNGTDQESRNFLLSKLDL